In Amia ocellicauda isolate fAmiCal2 chromosome 7, fAmiCal2.hap1, whole genome shotgun sequence, the genomic window gccttcagaactgccttaattctacgtggcattgattcaacaaggtgctgaaagcattctttagaaatgttggtccatattgataggatagcatcttgcagttgatggagatttgtgggatgcacatccagggcacgaagctcccgttccaccacatcccaaagatgctctattgggttgagatctggtgactgtgggggccagtttagtacagtgaactcattgtcatgttcaagaaaccaatttgaaatgattcgacctttgtgacatggtgcattatcctgctggaagtagccatcagaggatgggtacatggtggtcataaagggatggacatggtcagaaacaatgctcaggtaggccgtggcatttaaacgatgcccaattggcactaaggggcctaaagtgtgccaagaaaatatcccccacaccattacaccaccaccaccagcctgcacagtggtaacaaggcatgatggatccatgttctcattctgtttacgccaaattctgactctaccatctgaatgtctcaacagaaatcgagactcatcagaccaggcaacatttttccagtcttcaactgtccaattttggtaagcttgtgcaaattgtagcctctttttcctatttgtagtggagatgagtggtacccggtggggtcttctgctgttgtagcccatccgcctcaaggttgtacgtgttgtggcttcacaaatgctttgctgcatacctcggttgtaacgagtggttatttcagtcaaagttgctcttctatcagcttgaatcagtcggcccattctcctctgacctctagcatcaacaaggcattttcgcccacaggactgccgcatactggatgtttttcccttttcacaccattctttgtaaaccctagaaatggttgtgcgtgaaaatcccagtaactgagcagattgtgaaatactcagaccagcccgtctggcaccaacaaccatgccacgctcaaaattgcttaaatcacctttctttcccattcagacattcagtttggagttcaggagattgtcttgaccaggaccacacccctaaatgcattgaagcaactgccatgtgattggttggttagataattgcattaatgagaaattgaacaggtgttcctaataatcctttaggtgagtgtatatacaatcaatatattatataaatcaaACATCTATCAACATATTGCTACTTGCATTGTGATTTCTGGCCAAAAAACTGTGTAAAAGAAATCTAAATGAATTAACTCttctgtatacatatataaagtgTAAGCGTTTGGCAGTGTACTGAACAGGTTTCTCTTATAGCTGAGCATATCTTTGTGCTACAGTAGAATCAGTGCACTTACAGCCTGGCTCTCATTGAGGGCAACACATTTCTCTTCATCCTCGGGCTTCACCTGGTCTGTGCAGTCAGTCTCCACAATGGCAAATTCAGCAAAGTAAGAGTGGGCTATAAACATGTCCTGgaagaaatgcaaaatgtttcaaaataaaaagcagtgtATTGTGTTCCAGTGCACTACCACGTGTGCAAGTACTGTCTCGGAAACAGTCCCGGATAGTTCTTCACAAGAGCACCATTCAAATTCTTACCTACGCTGTTCTGtcctagacacacacacacacaaaatcagcagacaagaaaagcacaataaaaggaaaatgtgGATTCtctttaaattttattttttaattctaatttaatattctattattatgatgattattatttcctttatatatttataattatatatatatttatacaaaatatatctaatatatatttataagcaATTATAATTGCTTGTGCAATGAAGCATTAcaattctttttgttttaaacaaatttACCTGAGCCGAGATTCGGCCTACTTCCATCAGTTTGAAATGTGCAGTTTCATTTGAATCTCTGTTGAACTTTTCAAGGGATATTTTCACACTCTCCAGTCCCTTGGCGTCATTGAGAGGGAGTAAGAAAGGACAATCTGGACACACCCTGACCACATTTTCTGGAGAATCTGTCACATGCAAATAATCTTCAGATGCTTTCAATTCtggtaattaattattattattaataacaataataatatttttaaataatatgttgcttgcttgcttgtcaTTTATAATTTTTAACAAAAAGCATTTACCCATTGTTTATGTTGGCATAAatcattgttaaaaaataaaatctaattatatatgtataatataaaaatatatgtttaatgTCTATAATGTCTATATGAGTCTATTTAATGTTTATGACTCTTAGGCTAGGAAAACGACattacaaaatttaaaaaatgaaatgattacCTGGAGCAGATGTACACTTGTAGCCCCTTAAATGAAATACCCCCTTTGCCTTATGCAACATCACTGCACAGCTGGCTTCAACTCTCTAGGAGGGCGAAGACAGAGAGCACATTATGGACATACATTCATTATTTGCCTTTAAACCAGATTTATCTATTGACAAAAATCTAATGACAGCCCAAGTCATTCTTTTGGGGGATTTTCTCCTTCAGTCAGAGTCTACCTGCAAAAGACAAAGCATTAATTAGTAGGGAAGCTGTCCAGAAGAGTGTGACACATCTGTTTATCTATAAGAAGCTACAATAGCAAGGTTCTCTTGAGTCTGTGACAATATTATGAAGCTAGGATCCTTTTATACTGAAGCTCTTGTAGTCTTGAAACATGATAGCCCAGTTCTAGCCAGCAGTACTGCAGCAATAACTGCAACTGAGCATTCACAGAGACTTCATGTTTTGAAGAAgtgataaaaagaaaaaaatgagagATTATTTACAGTATTTGAGTATCCAGCAAAACTGATAGTAGGACAGAATTGGATAAAAGAAATCAACTTATAAGGTCTCACCGTTTCTTCTAAAAGCCTGACATCACATTTCTCTGCTGGTGTGGGATTCACTACATGGCACCGGGTCTCCAGTAATTCCAGGAACAATTTATAATGGGATTCTCCAGGAGGAATCTGCAAGGGAGTTGGCAACAGGACTGCTATTTACTGAACACAAACGCCAAAAAAGTAGCAGTCTTGAAGTTTCCAGAGACCTGTCCCAGACCCCACACAAGCACGTGTCttagttaattaatttaatacttTGTTAGTCTCCTGTTAAGAAGCCCACTCTACCCACCTCTCTGAGCACACTGTTGTCTCTGATTGTATTGAGTGCATATTTGTACCCGTGGTGGTGCTCGGCGTTGATGAGCTCCAGTGCTGCCCGAGCAGCTTCCTCCACCTCGGGCGAATCGCAGGCTATGGTGGAAGGTCTTGGCAGAGGTCGGTGGAACACGGGGGGTAGGGGTGGTAAGGGGGGCAGAGGGATAAATAGCGTAGCGTTGATTGTCTGGAGCAGTGCAGCCAGGAGCACAGACTTCTTCATGGTGGATGCCGCAGACCTGCTCTAGGCTGGACAGGGAACCGAGACGACAGGCAAAGAACTCTCTGGGTCTCACCAGGGAAGAAGGAAAAAACCCTCTGCCTGTCAGAATTAAGTACACAGGCATGAACGCAAGTCAGAGTTCACACTGCTGCCAAAGCAAAtcaaccccaccccccacacacacacacattcacttttCTGTCAACAGCATTAGGATAGATGGTCAGGTCTTGACTAGGTGGGAGGGCTGTTTCAGTCCTGACAGTCCAAGGTAGCTGCATTTTGCATTACTGACTAGCGGTGTGGAAAGTCATGTTTGCCATCAGCGACACTGTAGAGTTTGATGGGTGCATGTGTGCCTTGTCCTCATGTCTCCCTAGTGTGCTGTAAATAGCGTAAATCATTACCTTTGGGATCTAACTCTGAAGGTCTGTGGTATTTTGCTTCTGTGTGTTTTGCTTCTGTTTGTTAACAGGAAAAGAGACAAATAccgtgtgtgtattgtgtaccATACAATTTTTTGTTGGGGGTGGCCTGTAATTAAGTTTATTATGTGACATGTGGTTGGCATGCAAGTCTTTTAAATGTCATGAAATCAAGACTAAATCCACTTATTTCTGTGTcctcattaaataataatgatgtctGAGGATAAAATGTCTTCCCTTTCATAAAACACAAATAGCAATGCCTGTCAGCATGTGTCCAGTAGATGACGCCCTGGCGTTGTTGCCCGTGTGGTTTGGGGTGATGCGGAGCTGTGTAGTGTGGTTTGTACTCGCAGCCTAAGACGCAGTGGGACACAGTGGTTGTGGTGATCCTTGGCAGCGAGGCTGGTGcagttatatactgtatatataatatatatattatatattagggctgtcagtcgattaaaatatttgatcggttaatcaatgcATTAGTCGATTAATCGGTAGATTAATTGAGAACAGATCTGGAGTCCGACATGCAAATGCTGATGCACTCTCATGGAAGGATCAAGTCTCTTCCTGTGATTGCTACCAAACAGGAACGGATCCCTGTACTCTACCATGTGGAGGATGTACGCACTGCCAGAAATTACATTATCAGTGGGCCGGCTGTAAGATGGACTGGGACAGGCACAAACACAGACCCCCAGCCCAGCAGTCATTCTGCTGCAAATTAAAGCAATGCAACTACACAGGGCCAGAATGGGATCAGGGAGCCACATATAGATTTTGAAGTGCTAACAAGCAATTGGATTCAGCAGTTCAGCATCCAGGAGCTAGTGAGGGAAAAGAGGACCCCAACCTCCCTGTGTCACACAAATGGAAAGATGCTGCAATGTTATCAGCACAAAAACAAGTCTCCCTTGAAAGCCCACCAGTTAGAAAGTACTGGCTGTGTTGGTCTCAGGTGGAACGACATTGGGGGATGTTGTACTACCGCTGGGAAGGTGCCACAAGAATAAACTCTATGACTGCTTGTGCCTGAGTCACTACAGAAAGAGGTCATGCAGTCCTGCCATGATCCTCCACAGTCCAGCCATCTTGGAAAGGGTAagaaactgtactgtactgtacagcgTTACCATTGGAATGGGATTTGAAGGGGATGTCCGCCTCTTTATAAAAAAGTGCCGACAATGCAGAGCATGCAAGGCTGCCAGTCCAACAAGAAGAGCTCCTCTTCAGCTGTACCAGGCAGGAGCACCAGTGGACCATCTTCACATTGATGTTCTTGGACCCTTCCCTGCCTCAACTACTGGAAAcaaatacactgatcagccataacattatgaccacctgcctaatattgtgtaggtcccccttttgccaccaaaactgccctgacccatcgaggcatggactccactagacctctgaaggtgtgctatggtatctggcaccaagacgttagcagcagatcctttaagtcctgtaaattgcgaggtggggcctccatggattggacttgtttgtccagcacatcccacagatgctcgattggattgagatctggggaatttggagaccaagtcaacaccttgaactcgtgattcatcagaccaggctacCTTCCTCCATGTAAAGAAAATAGGTCTGGCTCTAGGACCCCAGAGGGGCTCTAAGTAAGCAATTGATAGTGGCTGGGTGCACAATTCGGATTCCCAAAACCTAAAGACTGGTAACTTTTATTAAACCATTTCTACTAGTCAGGGATGACGTTCAATCAGGTGAAGAAAGAAGTGCGACAGAAGAGGTGGCAGCTCAAGCCGGGGCCTCTGCCGCTGCAGAGCAGAAGCCTCCCTTAAGTCTGAATGAGTGGAGGGCCGCGCTAAAGGCTGAACTGTGAGAGAACCTCAGGCAGCAGGTGCAACAATTGGGCCACCTATTGAAGGAAGAACTGGGTCAGCCGAAACCTACAGAAGTCCAGGAGCAAAGGGCGGCTAATAGAAGCATCCGGGTAGAAGACGGGAGATATCTACCCTGTGTTGAGCCCCGCTGGACGAAGCCAACCAAACATTAAATAGAAAGGCGAATAGCTGGTCGCCTCGTGGACTACATTATTGTTGGCAAAGATCAACTCGGGGAGCCGGTCAGGCCTCCCCCAAGGCCCCCAGCAGGGAGAGCAGGGTCTGATTCAACCTTCTGCAGGCCCCATTGCCCTGCGATTGGTAGGTAGTGGTCCTGCTCTTACATAACAAACATTAAATAGAAAAGCGAATGGGGCAATGGGGGCATTACCATCTATGGATCCGCAAACATTGGAGGGGTGGGTAGCCGGCCATCATCGGCAGTTAAGCACTGCATATCTGAGTGCGGCTAAGAAAGCTGGACAGCAGCAAGAGCAGGATGGGTGCTGCCGCAACCAGGGAGCGGTGAGTACCCCCTTTTTGCCAGGAGATAGGGGTTTTATTCATAAATTCCGAAGCAGGGCCCAGGGCAAGATAGCTCCGCACTGGGTTAATGACCCTTTTGTGGTGGTGTCATGTTTGTGGGGCGGGGGCCCGGTGAACCAGCTTCGCCTGGAGGCTAGGGAGGGTCCTGTACACACGATTCATCAGCGTCATCTAAGGTATTCCCGGGCCTGGGGGGAGGTGGATGAGGGAAACGTTCCTCCAATGGCTAATCACAGTATAGGGCCGAGGGAAGCCATGCCCCCAGAGCCGGCATGGTGGGCCTTTCCCCTGCGTGCTCCCCTTACTTTGCCTGGACCTTTGCCTGGACCTGCTCCTCTTCCTCCGGACCTAGAGGCAGGTGGTGGGGAAGAAACTGGGATAGAGGAACCAGAGCCAGTTGAACTGCCTGTGGCCCCAATAGTTGAGGGAGTGTGCAGGTCCCAACAGAGCCCAGCACTATAGAGAGAGCGGTGGCTCATTGTAAAATACAGAGAGATGTACGGCTATGACCATCGGTTCAGTTGGGGGAGTGTACATTAATTTATCTATTATgggttatttttttcacttgttTATTTTAGATGTGTGCACGTATTATTTCATTATCACAGatattttgatattttgaaatttgttcttttcatttccctttttgtgtggtttgattattttccttattattattggtgATTGGGATTAATAATTGTTCTTTTGCAAAGCATACACTGCCAACCCGTATTCTCACGGTCTTGGCAGAGGTGGGTGGAACACGGGGGGTAGGGGTGGTAAGGGGGGCAGAGGGATAAATAGCGTAGCGTTGATTGTCTGGAGCAGTGCAGCCAGGAGCACAGACTTCTTCATGGTGGATGCCGCAGACCTGCTCTAGGCTGGACAGGGAACCGAGACGACAGGCAAAGAACTGTCTTTGCTGACACAACTCTCTGGGTCTCAAcagggaagaagaaaaaatcctCCTGCCTGTCAGAATTAAGTACACAGGCATGAACGCAAGTCAGAGTTCACACTGCTGCCAAAGCAAATCAACCCCAGACACACATTCATTATTCTGTCAACAGCATGAGAATAGAAGGTCAGGCCTTGACTGGGTGGGGGGCTGTTGTCCTCATGTCTCCCTTGTatgctgtaaatagtgtaaaTCATTACCTTTGGGATCTAACTCTGAGGGTCTGTGGTATTttttgtgcgtgtgtttgttgtttaatCTATGATTTCTTTAGATTAGGGGATCTTATTTCTTCATGTTTTGTCTCCCTAGTATGCTATAAATAGCATAAATCATTACCTTTGGGATCTAACTCTGAGGGTCCGttgctttttgtgtgtttgttgtttaatCTTACTTTTGTAGATGATAGCGTGTGTTTGTGCTACAGTGACTTCAATGTGGTTATATTTTCAGAGAGTCACAGGAAGGAGACCTTTCCTGTTAACAAAGACCTATGTATATAGTTTGCCTGGTACAGGATAATAATTGCCAAACAAGTCTCTCTGTGCTCTGTTATGTTCTCCCTTTTGTTCAATTCTTCACATCTTTGAAATGTTTTCCCTCAATATTTATAGTAGGGATTATCTCTCTTGAAATGTAAAGTATGTAATGTGGTCTACATGATGTATGCTATTAACACAAAAACAGAATAGACTAAAATTGCAGAGACACTAAATTTGTCTTTATTTATCTCTGTTAAGCACTATGAATGCCAACAGACATAGCTTGGAGGGAAATCCTGATTAAAGGCTTACCACCATCTctcatttttttccttctgccttTCAGTGCTGAGCATGGATTGTCTCATAAATACATCTAATGACCCTGATGATGCACTAATCAcatggagaaaaacaagaacaaaagaaCTATGACCAAAAATATTGGGTATGGGGGTGTTAAGAGAAGTCACCCTTTAGAAATGCCGAATCTGCCCGGGGCAGAGGCGGAATGGTAAGGCAACCACAGGAGGTGCCAAGGAGACTCCAACTCCAGCATCAACAACTGCCGGCGCCTCGGAGGGAGCAGAGGGAGCATTTGACGGCGACTCCACCACTTGGTCCATCACCTGTCTCTTCACTTTCACTGGCGGCACAGCCTCTGCAGACTCGGAGGAGAGCAGGGCCGTGGTGGCGGGGTCGTGCAGAAAGCCCAGGCCGTGGGTTTTGAAGTCATGGTGGGCTGGGTGATGGTGGTGCCCAGCGCTACCCCGGATATGATAGTGCACAGTGTGGGGATGAGCGGGCTCGGTGTCATTTGCCATAATCGGGAGCGCCGGGCCCTGGAACACAGGAGGGAAGGGGTGGGGCTGAATCTGATAGAAATGAcagctgtcttgtgtgtgtgcgcgccaGGCCGGGAGAGATTGTTTCTGGATTGCAAAGTGTAGTGGTTTTACCAACTAGAAAATGCAACTAGAatgcattctttgtttttgttttcccttttgttgatgttttttgtgtgatttttaCTTTTAGGGGCTTGTATCTTTAGTGATGCATGTAATAGAATATGGTCAGTGTTCTTAGTGCAGTTGGTTTGGATGATTATGTTAAGGTCTGGGGTTTAAATGCTGAGAAACATGCAGCGGCTGCTAATTATTATTGTCCGGCACTGGACTCGAATTTAATGCTgcttttataatgtatttatagttATTCCGGACTTTTGGTGGCTGGCAAACAGATGAAAACTAAAGGCTGCaaacatttatagaatattgtagccttaattaaagtatttgtatttaacatacagtatagttacaggaattgactaagatatttaatcattttcaattttcttaaaaaaaaaaaattattggaAAGAAATTATAGCTCATGTATTTCCAGCGGAAATAATGAAATGATAATAGCTGCTTAAACCATAGAGGTGGATTCATTTTTCAACAGTAATCCAGCTGATCCTGTCTGGCTGACACATTTCCACCACATCTGATGTATtggtgtatttgttttgtttttgtgtttgtgtaatcCTGCAAGAGAACTGGATACCTGTGCAGGAAAGATGTCACAGTCCACGGTTACATTATCCAAATGATCCCCTGGGCGCAGGCTGGCCTTGCAGAAGCCGTGGCGCTGGAAACAGAGAAACAGGATGGATTTAGAGGGGCCAGGTAAAGCACTGCATTACTTTGTTGTGGCTTTTTTGATTACACAACTGAAAAAGGAGCACTGCAGGAATTAGAAGTAAGTTTACAGTCTCAGGTCAGGCTGTTGATTAAACCCCAAAGGTTTTAAGGAAGGCTGGGTTAAAAATGTaccatgtgtgtatgtatatgtataacatAATATTTTGTGTTGCGAGGGGCCTGTAATTAAGCGTGTTTTGTGATATAAGTCCTTTGAATGTCATGGATCAATGAAATCCTGTCTGTTTTTACAATTACCGGT contains:
- the ahsg1 gene encoding alpha-2-HS-glycoprotein 1 codes for the protein MKKSVLLAALLQTINATLFIPLPPLPPLPPVFHRPLPRPSTIACDSPEVEEAARAALELINAEHHHGYKYALNTIRDNSVLREIPPGESHYKLFLELLETRCHVVNPTPAEKCDVRLLEETRVEASCAVMLHKAKGVFHLRGYKCTSAPDSPENVVRVCPDCPFLLPLNDAKGLESVKISLEKFNRDSNETAHFKLMEVGRISAQDMFIAHSYFAEFAIVETDCTDQVKPEDEEKCVALNESQAHHGFCKSTVLVKNGNPEDEKDVTVNCDVYDVQNTSSGDHMDLHHEGKPHPHGKHHPLGFKLPHAVHPCPHPGPHPHPHPGPHPHPHPGPHPHPHQHPHPCPHPHPHPHPRPGPHPHPHPHPTHWPHPHPTHWPHPHPTHWTPHHMPMGPPFLHHPPPPPHGPPHHPPQGHPPQHPQGPPHHAQELPSLAPDSPLLHHSPPFPSTCPGKTRHP